One Methanobacterium sp. Maddingley MBC34 DNA window includes the following coding sequences:
- a CDS encoding precorrin-6y C5,15-methyltransferase (decarboxylating), CbiE subunit (PFAM: Tetrapyrrole (Corrin/Porphyrin) Methylases~TIGRFAM: precorrin-6y C5,15-methyltransferase (decarboxylating), CbiE subunit): MSKLYLVGSGPGSSDYLTTVAIKVVESVDVLVGSQRALDLFPGFVGDTLVLRARNMDEMMKKSIALVDEGKNVAILSTGDPGFSGVLKPILNLRDDLDLEVIPGISSLQLAAARLQLPWDQVNLLTLHGKGNSEIILDFLDNGKPTIVLPDFRVEKLAQFLLDNGTRPERKVAVCEKLSYPDERLFKGRLEEVAHMEFSYLCVMVIY; encoded by the coding sequence ATGTCAAAACTTTACTTGGTGGGAAGTGGACCTGGTTCCAGTGATTATTTAACTACAGTAGCCATAAAAGTGGTTGAATCTGTTGACGTGCTGGTGGGGAGTCAAAGGGCTCTGGATCTGTTCCCTGGATTCGTGGGGGATACTCTGGTGCTCAGGGCACGGAACATGGATGAAATGATGAAAAAATCAATTGCACTGGTGGATGAAGGTAAGAACGTGGCTATTCTCTCCACAGGCGACCCTGGGTTTTCAGGGGTCCTGAAACCAATACTGAACTTGCGGGATGACCTGGACCTGGAAGTGATTCCGGGTATCAGCTCCCTGCAACTTGCCGCTGCCCGACTCCAACTACCATGGGATCAGGTTAACCTGCTCACTCTCCATGGGAAAGGAAATTCTGAGATAATACTTGATTTTCTGGATAATGGGAAGCCCACCATTGTTCTACCCGACTTCCGGGTGGAAAAACTGGCACAATTCCTCCTGGATAATGGAACCCGTCCTGAAAGGAAAGTGGCAGTCTGTGAAAAACTCAGCTACCCTGATGAAAGACTGTTTAAGGGACGGTTAGAAGAAGTTGCCCATATGGAGTTCAGTTACCTGTGTGTGATGGTAATTTATTAG
- a CDS encoding mannose-6-phosphate isomerase (PFAM: Cupin domain) has product MLIKSLKNCEYFQVADETVLCELLHPKNENIKMGCSVAHAIIEPNRASLPHKLKSSVEIYYIIEGEGRMHIDNESREVKPGDAIYIPPESSQWIENTGDEHLKFLCMVTPPWHEEDEELCD; this is encoded by the coding sequence ATGCTGATTAAATCTCTTAAAAACTGCGAATACTTCCAGGTAGCTGATGAAACTGTTCTCTGTGAGCTTCTGCATCCTAAAAATGAAAACATAAAAATGGGTTGCAGTGTGGCCCATGCCATTATCGAACCAAATAGAGCATCTTTACCCCATAAATTAAAGAGCTCTGTGGAAATTTACTACATAATAGAAGGGGAAGGTAGAATGCACATTGACAATGAATCACGTGAAGTTAAGCCAGGTGATGCAATCTACATTCCACCAGAATCATCCCAGTGGATAGAAAATACTGGTGATGAACATTTGAAGTTTTTATGTATGGTAACACCGCCATGGCATGAAGAAGATGAAGAACTGTGTGATTAA
- a CDS encoding transcriptional regulator (PFAM: Bacterial regulatory proteins, tetR family) — MVGKTEQKFLDAALEIFAEKGYKGATTRLIAQKAGFSELTLFRKFKSKENLFNKVLTQNVAKVKEDVAKSLADNVSESPDVFLRTLITDIARIAEDNYEFIFLSNTQKTGNIDPMRAEFVEYLGKYLEEKLPGREIDYNAFALSLYSYIFMISQTKHYEKGYFNYDQALEGFIKNILKLFR; from the coding sequence ATGGTTGGTAAAACGGAACAGAAATTTTTAGACGCGGCTTTAGAAATATTTGCTGAAAAAGGATATAAGGGCGCTACAACTAGACTTATAGCACAAAAAGCAGGTTTCAGTGAATTAACTTTGTTTAGAAAATTTAAATCAAAAGAAAATCTTTTTAACAAGGTTTTAACTCAGAATGTAGCGAAAGTTAAGGAAGATGTGGCTAAATCACTTGCAGATAATGTTTCTGAATCTCCTGATGTTTTTTTAAGAACCTTAATAACTGACATTGCCAGGATAGCCGAAGATAATTATGAATTTATTTTTTTGTCCAACACCCAAAAAACTGGCAATATTGATCCCATGAGAGCAGAATTTGTGGAATATCTGGGTAAATATCTGGAAGAAAAGCTCCCTGGTCGAGAAATAGATTACAATGCATTCGCACTTTCCTTATATTCCTACATATTCATGATCAGCCAAACCAAACATTATGAAAAGGGCTATTTTAACTATGATCAGGCTCTGGAAGGATTTATTAAGAATATTTTGAAGCTTTTCCGCTGA
- a CDS encoding arsenite-activated ATPase ArsA (PFAM: Anion-transporting ATPase~TIGRFAM: arsenite-activated ATPase ArsA), with the protein MAIRDLFHFKKGKTTFVFIGGKGGVGKTTISAATALWLADEGKKTLVISTDPAHSLSDSLERNLGHDPTPIGENLWAAEIDPEVAMQDYQVKMKEQQALNPGMDMGMMEDQMEMATMAPGIDEAAAFDKFLQYMTTDEYDIVVFDTAPTGHTLRLLSFPEMMDSWVGKMIKIRRQVGSMAKAFKNIMPFMGDEEEEDRAMEDMEATKKQIKVAREVMADPERTSFKMVVIPEEMSIYESERAMEALEKNNMNTDAVIVNQIQPEEADCEFCRARRNIQQKRMESIRQKFGGQVVAEIPLFREEVKGTEKLREVGKILYGEPEVAS; encoded by the coding sequence ATGGCAATTAGAGACCTTTTCCATTTTAAAAAAGGAAAAACGACATTCGTGTTTATTGGAGGGAAAGGAGGAGTAGGTAAAACTACTATATCCGCAGCAACTGCCCTATGGTTAGCTGATGAGGGTAAAAAAACCCTGGTAATCTCAACAGATCCAGCTCACTCACTTTCTGACTCCTTAGAAAGGAACCTGGGACATGACCCTACCCCTATCGGTGAAAATCTGTGGGCTGCTGAAATCGACCCTGAAGTGGCCATGCAGGACTATCAGGTTAAGATGAAGGAACAGCAGGCCCTGAACCCGGGGATGGACATGGGCATGATGGAGGATCAGATGGAAATGGCAACCATGGCCCCTGGGATCGACGAGGCCGCTGCCTTTGACAAATTTCTTCAGTACATGACCACTGATGAGTATGATATTGTGGTGTTCGACACTGCACCTACCGGTCACACCCTGAGGCTTCTATCCTTCCCGGAAATGATGGATAGTTGGGTGGGAAAAATGATCAAAATCCGAAGGCAGGTAGGCAGCATGGCCAAGGCCTTCAAGAACATCATGCCCTTCATGGGAGATGAAGAAGAAGAGGACCGCGCCATGGAAGATATGGAAGCCACTAAAAAACAGATCAAAGTGGCCAGGGAAGTTATGGCTGACCCGGAAAGAACATCCTTTAAAATGGTGGTCATCCCTGAAGAGATGTCTATCTATGAATCTGAAAGAGCCATGGAAGCACTGGAAAAGAATAACATGAACACAGATGCAGTTATAGTGAACCAGATCCAGCCTGAAGAGGCAGATTGTGAATTCTGCCGTGCTCGACGTAACATTCAACAAAAAAGAATGGAAAGTATCCGTCAAAAATTCGGTGGACAGGTGGTAGCCGAGATACCATTATTCCGTGAGGAAGTTAAGGGTACTGAAAAACTGCGAGAAGTTGGTAAGATTTTATATGGGGAGCCTGAAGTAGCTTCCTAA
- a CDS encoding NAD+ synthetase (PFAM: NAD synthase~TIGRFAM: NAD+ synthetase), protein MVYDMVDNNGILPVLDVERASREISNFIESSLIESNAQGLVVGLSGGLDSATTAKLCAQVVNTDKILGLILPSQSTNQEDIDDAVSLAEDIGIKYKTIPIDPLIGPVQDICSRSEIDENYKLAGANLKARMRMVILYYHANALNRLVVGTGNRTELLVGYFTKYGDGGVDILPIGELYKTDVRRVAKHLGVSDSILYKAPTAGLWQGQTDEEELGIKYELLDEILYLMTEQEMGEDETAIKLNIKLDEVIRVKAMMRAAEHKTRMPLMPSIVR, encoded by the coding sequence ATGGTGTATGATATGGTGGACAATAATGGAATTTTACCAGTTTTAGATGTTGAACGTGCTTCAAGAGAGATATCAAATTTTATTGAAAGTTCGTTAATAGAATCAAATGCCCAGGGGTTGGTTGTAGGTCTTAGTGGGGGTTTGGATTCAGCCACCACAGCCAAACTATGCGCCCAGGTGGTGAATACTGATAAAATTTTGGGATTGATTTTGCCCAGTCAGAGTACCAATCAGGAAGATATTGATGATGCGGTAAGTTTGGCTGAGGATATAGGGATAAAATATAAAACCATACCAATCGACCCACTTATTGGGCCCGTGCAGGATATTTGCAGCCGTTCAGAGATTGATGAAAACTATAAGCTTGCTGGGGCAAATCTTAAGGCACGTATGCGAATGGTAATCCTTTATTATCATGCTAACGCCCTTAATCGGTTAGTGGTTGGTACGGGTAACCGAACCGAACTTTTAGTGGGCTATTTTACCAAATACGGTGATGGAGGGGTGGACATCCTCCCTATAGGGGAACTTTACAAAACAGATGTCCGCAGGGTGGCTAAACATCTTGGGGTTAGTGATAGCATCCTGTATAAAGCACCTACTGCAGGTTTATGGCAGGGGCAGACTGATGAAGAAGAACTGGGAATCAAATATGAACTTTTAGATGAGATCCTGTACCTGATGACTGAGCAAGAGATGGGAGAAGATGAAACAGCTATAAAACTTAATATAAAACTAGATGAAGTGATAAGAGTCAAGGCGATGATGCGAGCAGCTGAACACAAAACCAGAATGCCCCTCATGCCATCTATAGTCAGATAA
- a CDS encoding CutA1 protein involved in divalent cation tolerance (PFAM: CutA1 divalent ion tolerance protein) — protein sequence MYSMVYITASGVEEAKKIARTLLGEKLVACANIIPKMESIYWWEGNLEEDVESVLLLKTHSELVDKVIDMVKEIHSYQTHVHWKSRSKVDQRNTLIG from the coding sequence ATGTATTCCATGGTTTATATCACTGCTTCTGGAGTAGAAGAAGCCAAAAAAATAGCACGAACCCTATTAGGAGAGAAATTAGTGGCCTGTGCTAATATAATACCCAAAATGGAATCTATTTACTGGTGGGAAGGAAATCTGGAGGAAGATGTTGAATCCGTCCTACTTTTAAAGACCCATTCGGAATTAGTGGATAAAGTTATAGATATGGTTAAAGAAATCCACAGCTACCAGACACATGTGCACTGGAAATCGAGATCAAAAGTGGATCAGAGGAATACCTTGATTGGCTAG
- a CDS encoding leucyl-tRNA synthetase (PFAM: tRNA synthetases class I (I, L, M and V); tRNA synthetases class I (M); Anticodon-binding domain~TIGRFAM: leucyl-tRNA synthetase, archaeal and cytosolic family) — MTDIKIEEKWQKKWQKSKLFQSNPDNREKLFLTVAYPYPSGAMHVGHGRTYTVPDVYARFKRMQGYNVLFPMGWHVTGAPVIGIAKRIGRRDPWTLDIYKNVHKVPEEELNKFTDPHYIVKYFSGEYHQVMTQLGFSIDWRREFTTIDPHYQKFITWQFKKLKDKELVRRGEHPVKYCPDDENPVGDHDLLEGEGVTINELTLIKFKMGETYLVAATFRPETLFGATNLWLNPAEEYVKIKSGGEEWIISRKAYDNLLNQKTDLELVEEVDTPELIGQYVENPLTREKHIILPASFVDPGYATGVVYSVPAHAPADYIALADLKKDIGTLEKYGITSEVEKIQPIGLIRLKEFGEHPAVEMIEKMGVKSQEDPQLKEATNEMYKLEHAKGVMDEHVIGYSGLRVPEARDAIKENLLEAGEGELMYEFSEKPVICRCGTECVVKILDNQWFLKYSDEEWTEATQNTLSKMKTVPAEIRPNFEYYLNWLHDWACARRIGLGTPLPWDPQWLIEPLSDSTIYMSYYAIAPYLKDIDPEELDEEFFDHIFLDKPTTKTNIPLGMREEFNYWYPLDWRLSAKDLVGNHLSFHIFHHTAIFPEEKRPKGVVVFGMGLLEGNKMSSSKGNIILLEDAIKIHGADVVRLFLMSSAEPWQDFDWREKEVIGTKKRLEWFSGFAAMVDELHGSQIMLSDYTEAPSVDKAINAWMISQVNQRIRDATQALEGFQTRKALQEALFLFKKDIDHYLNRVDLELKKDDGREEITNVLAYVLGIWIRLMAPFTPHACEELWNRHGGHGFVSEAPWPEADQDMINEKVHKGEEIIQGLMDDIKEIQKITQTHAEKVHIYLAPEWKWGVFDIARQVGKPDVGRIMGQAIKENIHDDKKELAGFAQKIAREMTKINYVGWLDEKQLLDDAQDYLVSETGAEIILHLEPDYDPQNKARNALPYKPALYIE, encoded by the coding sequence GTGACAGATATTAAAATTGAGGAGAAATGGCAGAAAAAATGGCAGAAATCAAAATTATTCCAATCCAATCCTGATAATCGTGAGAAACTTTTCTTAACTGTGGCCTATCCTTACCCTAGTGGAGCCATGCACGTGGGACACGGCCGTACTTACACTGTCCCTGATGTTTATGCTCGTTTTAAAAGGATGCAGGGTTACAATGTGTTATTCCCCATGGGTTGGCACGTAACCGGAGCTCCAGTCATCGGAATAGCCAAGCGTATCGGTCGAAGAGACCCCTGGACTCTGGACATATATAAAAACGTCCATAAAGTGCCTGAAGAAGAACTTAATAAATTCACAGACCCTCATTACATTGTTAAGTATTTCAGTGGGGAGTATCATCAGGTGATGACCCAGCTGGGGTTTTCCATAGACTGGAGACGTGAATTCACCACCATCGACCCTCACTACCAGAAATTCATCACCTGGCAGTTTAAAAAACTTAAAGACAAGGAACTGGTGCGAAGAGGAGAACACCCGGTTAAGTACTGTCCTGATGATGAGAATCCAGTGGGTGACCATGACCTTTTGGAAGGAGAAGGTGTGACCATAAATGAATTAACCCTCATCAAGTTTAAGATGGGGGAAACATATCTGGTTGCCGCCACTTTCCGACCGGAAACCCTGTTCGGGGCCACAAATCTGTGGTTGAATCCTGCTGAAGAATACGTTAAGATCAAAAGTGGCGGGGAAGAATGGATCATCAGCAGGAAAGCATATGATAATCTTTTAAATCAGAAAACAGATCTGGAACTCGTGGAAGAAGTTGATACACCGGAATTAATAGGGCAGTACGTGGAAAACCCATTAACCAGAGAAAAACACATAATTTTACCAGCTTCATTCGTAGATCCGGGTTATGCTACTGGGGTGGTTTACTCAGTACCAGCACACGCACCAGCAGATTACATAGCCCTGGCCGACCTTAAAAAGGACATCGGGACCCTGGAAAAATATGGTATAACCTCTGAAGTGGAAAAAATCCAGCCAATAGGACTCATACGCCTTAAAGAATTTGGAGAACACCCTGCAGTGGAGATGATCGAGAAGATGGGTGTTAAAAGTCAAGAAGACCCTCAACTCAAGGAAGCCACCAATGAAATGTACAAACTGGAACACGCCAAGGGAGTTATGGATGAACACGTAATCGGTTATTCTGGTCTAAGGGTACCGGAAGCCAGGGATGCAATTAAAGAAAACCTCTTGGAAGCTGGTGAAGGAGAGTTAATGTATGAATTTTCTGAAAAACCGGTGATCTGCCGATGTGGTACCGAATGTGTGGTTAAGATCCTGGACAACCAGTGGTTCCTCAAGTACTCTGATGAAGAATGGACCGAAGCCACCCAAAACACTCTTTCAAAGATGAAAACCGTGCCTGCAGAGATAAGGCCCAACTTCGAATATTACCTCAACTGGCTCCATGACTGGGCTTGCGCCCGTAGGATAGGTCTTGGAACGCCCCTACCCTGGGACCCTCAGTGGTTAATTGAGCCACTCAGTGATTCCACTATATATATGAGTTATTATGCCATAGCACCATATTTGAAGGATATTGATCCAGAGGAACTGGATGAAGAATTCTTCGACCACATATTCCTGGACAAACCAACCACTAAAACCAACATTCCATTGGGTATGAGGGAAGAATTCAACTACTGGTATCCACTGGACTGGAGATTATCCGCCAAGGACCTGGTGGGAAACCACCTTTCATTCCACATATTCCACCATACTGCCATATTCCCCGAGGAAAAAAGACCCAAAGGGGTGGTGGTCTTTGGAATGGGATTACTGGAGGGAAATAAAATGTCATCATCCAAGGGAAACATCATCCTCCTGGAAGATGCCATTAAAATCCACGGAGCAGACGTGGTAAGATTATTCCTCATGTCATCTGCAGAACCATGGCAGGACTTTGACTGGAGAGAAAAAGAGGTCATTGGAACTAAAAAACGTTTAGAATGGTTTTCAGGATTCGCAGCCATGGTGGATGAACTGCATGGCTCACAGATCATGTTGAGTGACTACACCGAAGCCCCTTCAGTTGATAAAGCCATAAACGCCTGGATGATCAGCCAGGTGAACCAGCGCATCCGTGATGCCACCCAGGCACTGGAAGGATTCCAGACACGTAAAGCCCTCCAGGAAGCACTGTTCCTGTTTAAGAAGGATATTGACCATTACCTGAACCGGGTAGACCTTGAACTGAAGAAAGACGATGGTCGTGAAGAGATAACTAATGTCCTGGCTTATGTTCTGGGAATATGGATACGATTGATGGCTCCATTCACGCCTCATGCCTGTGAAGAACTGTGGAACCGCCATGGAGGTCATGGATTCGTATCAGAAGCACCATGGCCTGAAGCAGATCAGGATATGATCAATGAGAAAGTGCATAAGGGTGAGGAAATCATCCAGGGATTGATGGATGATATTAAAGAGATTCAGAAAATAACTCAGACTCATGCAGAGAAGGTTCACATTTACCTGGCTCCAGAATGGAAATGGGGGGTCTTCGACATTGCCCGTCAGGTTGGAAAGCCAGATGTTGGACGTATCATGGGACAGGCCATTAAAGAAAATATCCATGATGATAAAAAGGAACTGGCAGGATTCGCCCAAAAAATAGCCAGGGAAATGACCAAAATAAACTATGTAGGTTGGTTGGATGAAAAACAGCTTCTGGATGATGCACAGGATTATTTAGTCAGCGAAACCGGCGCTGAAATCATACTTCACCTGGAACCAGATTATGATCCCCAAAATAAGGCCAGGAATGCTCTGCCATACAAGCCCGCCCTATATATAGAATAG
- a CDS encoding 2-keto-4-pentenoate hydratase/2-oxohepta-3-ene-1,7-dioic acid hydratase (PFAM: Fumarylacetoacetate (FAA) hydrolase family) — MKLLRFKKEGKDKTGVLINGGMVELHHSLLEASQSPFDNLERKEFYSLDEVKILPPVQPSKVVCVGLNYRDHAEELNMALPDEPILFIKPPTTVIGHEDIIVYPTQSHQVDYEAELAVVIGLEARFVNQEDAFDCIAGYTALNDVTARDLQQKDGQWTRAKSFDTFCPLGPWMETEMDPTNQKICMKVNGKVKQDSNTRNMIFPPEELVSFISQIMTLHPGDVIATGTPPGVGPLHVGDVAEVSVEGVGILKNKVTQ, encoded by the coding sequence ATGAAACTTCTAAGATTTAAAAAGGAAGGCAAGGATAAAACAGGAGTACTTATCAATGGAGGAATGGTGGAACTCCATCACTCCCTGCTTGAAGCTTCCCAATCGCCCTTTGATAATCTTGAAAGGAAGGAATTTTACTCATTGGATGAGGTTAAAATTCTTCCACCGGTTCAACCCAGTAAAGTGGTCTGTGTGGGTTTGAATTATCGGGACCATGCTGAAGAGTTAAACATGGCCCTCCCTGATGAACCTATCCTGTTTATAAAGCCACCAACCACTGTAATCGGTCATGAGGATATCATTGTCTACCCCACTCAGTCTCATCAAGTGGACTATGAAGCTGAACTGGCAGTTGTAATTGGCCTTGAAGCCCGTTTTGTTAATCAAGAGGATGCTTTTGATTGCATAGCAGGGTATACTGCTCTAAATGATGTTACTGCCAGGGATTTACAGCAAAAAGATGGTCAGTGGACCCGTGCTAAGAGTTTCGATACTTTCTGCCCCTTAGGGCCATGGATGGAAACTGAAATGGACCCTACTAATCAAAAAATATGCATGAAAGTTAATGGAAAAGTTAAACAGGATTCCAACACCCGAAACATGATATTCCCTCCAGAAGAATTGGTAAGTTTCATATCACAAATCATGACTCTCCATCCCGGTGATGTGATTGCCACTGGTACTCCTCCAGGTGTGGGACCCCTTCATGTGGGAGATGTGGCTGAAGTGAGTGTAGAAGGAGTTGGAATCTTAAAAAATAAGGTGACCCAGTAA
- a CDS encoding ATP phosphoribosyltransferase (PFAM: HisG, C-terminal domain; ATP phosphoribosyltransferase~TIGRFAM: ATP phosphoribosyltransferase, C-terminal domain; ATP phosphoribosyltransferase) has protein sequence MEIRIALPSKGRISDPAVKLLSKAGIGLKDAVNRRLFSETYDDQISVMFTRAADIPEFVADGAADLGMTGLDLIEEKEAHVKILEDLNFGRSKLVLAAPEDSDITKFSDVKDGSIVATEFPHLTEKYFKTNGVPVKIVELSGSTEIAPFIGVSDLITDLTSTGTTLKMNHLQMVETILESSVHLIANPDSYQNKREKIEEIRTGVKGVLDAEGKKLVMMNVDEEALDEVKNAMPGMTGPTVSQVLSNSSVVAVHAVVNEHEVFQVVNRLKKIGARDILVVPIERII, from the coding sequence ATGGAGATAAGAATAGCCCTTCCATCCAAGGGAAGGATAAGCGACCCTGCAGTGAAGCTCTTATCCAAGGCAGGGATTGGATTGAAGGATGCAGTTAATCGTAGGCTTTTTTCCGAAACCTATGATGACCAGATAAGTGTTATGTTCACCAGGGCCGCCGATATCCCTGAATTTGTGGCTGATGGCGCTGCAGACCTGGGAATGACTGGACTGGATTTAATAGAAGAGAAAGAGGCCCATGTGAAGATATTAGAGGATCTCAACTTCGGAAGATCCAAACTGGTGTTGGCAGCTCCTGAAGACTCGGACATAACAAAATTTTCGGATGTTAAAGATGGCTCCATTGTAGCCACTGAATTCCCACATCTCACCGAAAAATACTTTAAAACTAACGGTGTTCCTGTTAAAATTGTTGAACTCAGCGGATCAACTGAAATAGCTCCATTTATTGGAGTTTCAGACCTTATAACTGATCTGACCAGTACTGGCACCACTTTGAAGATGAATCATCTGCAGATGGTGGAAACCATTCTGGAAAGTTCAGTGCACCTAATAGCCAATCCGGACAGTTACCAGAATAAAAGAGAGAAAATTGAAGAAATCAGAACTGGGGTGAAGGGTGTTCTAGATGCAGAAGGTAAGAAGCTGGTGATGATGAATGTGGACGAAGAAGCCCTGGATGAGGTTAAAAATGCCATGCCAGGTATGACTGGACCCACTGTCTCCCAAGTTCTCTCCAACAGCAGTGTAGTGGCAGTACACGCTGTGGTCAATGAACACGAAGTATTCCAAGTGGTTAACCGTCTGAAAAAGATTGGTGCACGGGATATTCTGGTGGTTCCAATTGAGAGGATTATTTGA
- a CDS encoding cytosine deaminase-like metal-dependent hydrolase (PFAM: Amidohydrolase family) codes for METQTILIKNTTILADEVKKGSVLIEDDKIVDITRNNSGNGADEIINGEGKFLIPGLVNTHTHLSMSLMRGLADDLPLDVWLNNHIWPVEAHLEGEHCYAGALLSALEMIKSGTTTCNDMYFFMDEVARAVDESGMRGLLCHGMIDLFDEEKRKAEYKETLRIIEKCHNTADGRIHVALGPHTPYTCSPELLNWVRKKADEKGLRIHIHVSETEKEVEDSLNDRLKRPFEYLEDIKFLGPDVVAAHSVWLSGAEIALIKDKNVKLSHNPLSNMKLASGISPVSDLLANDVCVSLGTDGAASNNNLDLFQEMKTSSLLQKVRKLDPTVLPAGKVLEMATINGATALGMEKEIGSIEVGKKADMVLVDMKAPHLTPYRNPISHLVYSAEGSDVSTVICNGQILMREREVLVMDEVEVMEMAENASEDLLSRN; via the coding sequence ATGGAAACCCAGACTATTCTCATAAAAAACACAACTATCCTTGCAGATGAAGTTAAGAAAGGATCAGTACTCATAGAAGACGATAAAATCGTTGATATAACTCGTAATAACTCAGGTAATGGTGCAGATGAAATCATTAATGGGGAAGGAAAATTTCTCATTCCCGGACTGGTGAACACCCACACTCATCTTTCAATGAGCTTAATGAGGGGTTTGGCCGATGATTTACCTCTGGATGTATGGTTAAACAATCATATATGGCCAGTGGAAGCACACCTAGAAGGTGAGCACTGCTATGCCGGAGCCCTTTTATCGGCACTTGAGATGATCAAATCCGGAACCACCACCTGTAATGACATGTATTTTTTCATGGATGAGGTGGCTCGTGCCGTTGATGAATCAGGTATGAGGGGACTACTGTGCCATGGAATGATCGATCTCTTTGATGAAGAAAAACGGAAAGCAGAATATAAAGAAACCCTGCGCATCATAGAAAAATGCCATAACACTGCAGATGGCAGGATTCATGTGGCATTGGGACCCCATACTCCTTACACATGTTCCCCTGAACTATTAAACTGGGTTCGCAAGAAGGCAGATGAAAAAGGACTTAGAATTCACATTCACGTTTCAGAAACTGAGAAAGAAGTTGAAGACAGTTTGAATGATAGGTTAAAGAGGCCCTTTGAATATCTGGAGGATATTAAATTTTTAGGGCCTGATGTGGTGGCAGCTCATTCTGTATGGCTTTCTGGGGCGGAAATAGCTTTAATCAAGGATAAAAATGTTAAACTATCTCACAACCCCCTGAGCAACATGAAACTGGCTTCAGGGATATCTCCAGTTTCGGATTTACTGGCTAACGATGTCTGTGTATCTTTGGGAACTGACGGAGCTGCATCTAATAATAACCTTGACCTCTTCCAGGAGATGAAAACGTCCAGTCTCCTTCAAAAGGTGCGTAAACTTGATCCCACAGTTCTGCCTGCAGGTAAAGTGCTTGAAATGGCTACAATAAATGGTGCGACTGCTTTGGGTATGGAAAAAGAGATAGGAAGCATTGAAGTTGGGAAGAAAGCGGACATGGTTCTGGTGGACATGAAAGCACCTCATCTAACTCCTTACCGGAATCCAATTTCACATCTGGTTTACTCAGCAGAAGGCTCAGATGTAAGCACAGTTATATGTAATGGGCAGATTTTAATGCGCGAAAGGGAAGTTTTAGTCATGGATGAGGTTGAAGTTATGGAAATGGCTGAAAACGCTTCAGAAGACCTTCTATCACGAAATTGA